Proteins found in one Sporosarcina jeotgali genomic segment:
- a CDS encoding TetR/AcrR family transcriptional regulator, protein MDKKKLQKSRMWKYFVEAATEIIEEEGARAVTIRKVADRAGYNSATIYNYFDEFSHLLFFASMRLMKEYTVEVTRRMNDKTCALDQYMTAWECFCEYSFQQPDIFHSVFIRDLGDNPDHLLEKYYEFYPSDLVDVPEEIRMSLLEQNVVKRGNPILKRAVEQGSLDLEKIESLNEVTILIWQGMLMNFLNNRIDATPEEAASRTMFYVKEIIDRLKS, encoded by the coding sequence TTGGATAAGAAAAAGCTTCAAAAAAGTAGAATGTGGAAGTATTTTGTGGAAGCTGCAACCGAAATTATTGAAGAAGAAGGGGCGAGAGCTGTTACCATTCGTAAAGTCGCAGACCGGGCAGGATATAACAGTGCAACCATTTACAATTATTTTGATGAATTTTCACACTTGCTCTTTTTTGCATCCATGCGATTAATGAAAGAATATACGGTTGAAGTAACGAGACGCATGAACGATAAAACATGTGCTTTAGATCAATATATGACTGCTTGGGAATGCTTCTGTGAATATTCATTTCAGCAGCCGGATATCTTCCATTCTGTTTTCATCCGTGATTTAGGAGATAACCCCGATCATTTGCTGGAGAAGTATTATGAATTCTACCCTTCGGATCTTGTAGACGTTCCTGAAGAAATCAGAATGAGCCTGCTTGAACAGAATGTAGTAAAAAGAGGCAATCCAATCTTAAAAAGAGCAGTCGAACAAGGCAGCCTGGACTTAGAAAAAATCGAATCGCTCAACGAAGTAACTATTCTAATTTGGCAAGGAATGCTTATGAATTTCCTAAATAATCGGATTGACGCCACTCCTGAGGAAGCCGCAAGCCGCACCATGTTCTATGTAAAAGAGATCATTGATCGCTTAAAGTCCTAA
- a CDS encoding BCCT family transporter: MQKTKLDPFVFWTSIGFILLATVLLVVFRESAEPVLDDVMTFITFKMDWAFQFLTFGLFVFLIWLAFSKFGRIKLGEGKPEFSNFSWGAMLFTAGMGTSIMYWSMIEPISYFSGPPFGIEPGTNEAAEWSLTYGLFHWGISAWSLYAFPTVVIAYSYFVRKRPSLKISTALSGALGKYADGWVAKLIDVLVIWSLVGGLGTSLGLGVPMVSAVVGSILSIEPSLGLDAVIVTLITIIYSASAYLGLQKGIRRLSNLNIYLAIALALFVFIAGPTSFILTYFSNSFGMMLQNFTFMSFHTDPISKGGFPQGWTVFYWAWFAATAMFMGLFVARISKGRTLRELITHMLLWGSIGGWIYFMVFGGYSMNLQLQGIADVAKTLSEQGGPAAVVEILRSLPLDVLMLPFFVIVGVVFLSTSMDSATYILAAVATKELQPGEDPPRWHRMIWGAILAILSISLLLVGGLRVIQTSAVVVAVPIFIIYILLLVSLIRWLREDFPNQNLHK; the protein is encoded by the coding sequence ATGCAGAAAACGAAATTAGATCCTTTCGTATTTTGGACGTCAATAGGATTTATTTTATTGGCAACCGTTTTACTTGTAGTATTTAGAGAAAGTGCAGAACCTGTACTGGATGATGTCATGACTTTCATTACATTTAAAATGGATTGGGCATTCCAGTTTCTTACTTTCGGGCTATTTGTATTTCTAATATGGCTTGCATTTAGTAAATTCGGACGCATTAAACTGGGAGAGGGAAAACCTGAGTTTTCAAATTTCAGTTGGGGAGCCATGCTGTTTACCGCTGGAATGGGAACAAGTATCATGTATTGGTCCATGATTGAACCGATTTCGTACTTTTCAGGTCCGCCATTTGGAATAGAACCAGGTACGAACGAAGCTGCTGAATGGTCACTTACATACGGATTATTTCATTGGGGAATCTCAGCATGGTCGTTATATGCATTCCCAACGGTCGTAATTGCATACTCGTATTTCGTAAGGAAACGGCCTTCCTTAAAAATTAGTACAGCTCTGAGTGGCGCACTCGGCAAATATGCCGATGGATGGGTTGCAAAACTTATTGACGTCCTCGTAATTTGGAGTTTAGTTGGCGGTCTTGGAACTTCACTAGGTCTAGGTGTTCCAATGGTCTCTGCGGTTGTAGGCTCCATATTGTCGATTGAACCGTCTTTAGGATTGGACGCCGTTATCGTCACGCTCATTACAATTATTTATTCGGCCAGTGCTTACTTAGGCTTGCAAAAAGGGATTAGAAGGCTAAGTAATCTGAATATTTACTTGGCAATTGCCCTTGCTCTTTTTGTTTTCATCGCAGGACCTACTTCGTTTATACTTACGTATTTCTCGAATAGTTTTGGAATGATGCTCCAAAACTTCACATTTATGAGTTTCCACACGGATCCGATATCCAAAGGTGGATTCCCTCAAGGCTGGACAGTATTCTACTGGGCTTGGTTTGCTGCAACTGCTATGTTCATGGGATTATTCGTAGCCCGGATTTCCAAAGGGCGAACGCTGCGTGAATTGATTACTCACATGCTTTTGTGGGGGTCAATCGGAGGCTGGATCTACTTCATGGTCTTCGGAGGCTATTCTATGAATTTGCAATTACAAGGAATTGCCGATGTCGCAAAAACACTTTCTGAACAAGGCGGACCAGCTGCAGTAGTAGAAATCCTTCGTTCTTTGCCATTAGATGTACTCATGTTGCCATTCTTTGTGATTGTTGGTGTGGTTTTCCTTTCAACATCCATGGACTCAGCAACATACATTTTAGCGGCTGTTGCTACGAAAGAATTACAGCCTGGGGAAGATCCTCCACGCTGGCACCGAATGATTTGGGGTGCAATACTGGCGATATTATCGATATCATTACTGTTAGTGGGCGGACTTCGTGTCATACAGACCTCAGCAGTTGTCGTAGCTGTACCAATCTTCATCATTTATATTCTTCTTCTGGTTTCACTTATCAGATGGTTGAGAGAAGATTTTCCAAACCAAAACCTACACAAATAA
- a CDS encoding CocE/NonD family hydrolase, which produces MVFNVRETNRTIRTKFPKETKELSNVMIPLSDGTQLAAHIWLPIDAETTPVPAVLEYLPYRKNEFTALRDSLRHPYFAGHGYASIRVDIRGTGDSDGILYDEYLKQEQDDALEVLDWISKQPWSTGSVGMIGKSWGGFNGLQIAARQHPSLKAIITLCSTDDRYADDVHYKGGAMLASDMLWWASTMFAYNARPQYPEVRGDSWRENWLERMELTPPYAEEWVRHQRYDSYWKHGSVIENYEDVTIPVFAVGGWADGYTNAIPRLLTGLKGPRKGLIGPWAHEYPEMAVPGPQIGFLQEAVRWWDEWLKEEKTGIMDEPMLRVYMQDSVPPQTDYSYRPGHWVAEQQWPPANVLEKQLFLNGKNLSGTAEGKEVIVSSVQQHGLYAGVFCPFGQPGDLPADQRIENGMAVVFDAAPVEEDQAILGEPEFRCKIKSDKKAAHLVVRLNDVAPDGSSTRVTWGVLNLTHRDSDEHPSYLEPGKPYDITVKMNVIGHTLQKGHHWQLAVSPNYWPHIWPFPEAVTFTLGTGEETSLVLPLRNPKDLDSTLKPFAQAETAPVLEKDIMREAGRTREVKQDAATGVWTLDDFSDEGKRKLHCNGLEYGSTNRNVYTIRENDPLSARVECDWTLSVGKDEWQTYLETKSTITADETHYYLMNELKAWENDKEVFHKKWEEKIERDFT; this is translated from the coding sequence ATGGTATTTAATGTTAGAGAAACGAATCGTACAATCCGTACAAAATTTCCGAAAGAAACGAAAGAATTATCGAACGTCATGATTCCGCTTTCAGACGGAACTCAATTAGCTGCACACATTTGGTTGCCGATAGATGCAGAAACAACACCGGTGCCAGCCGTTCTTGAATATTTACCGTATCGCAAAAATGAATTCACAGCACTGCGTGATTCACTTCGTCATCCTTACTTTGCAGGTCATGGGTATGCGAGCATTCGTGTTGACATCCGCGGTACAGGAGACTCAGACGGTATTTTATATGATGAATACTTAAAGCAGGAGCAAGACGATGCATTAGAAGTATTGGACTGGATTTCAAAACAGCCTTGGTCGACAGGCAGTGTCGGGATGATCGGTAAGTCATGGGGCGGATTCAATGGACTCCAAATTGCCGCCCGTCAACATCCGTCGTTGAAAGCAATCATCACGTTATGTTCAACAGATGATCGTTATGCAGATGACGTCCACTACAAAGGGGGCGCGATGCTTGCTTCCGATATGCTCTGGTGGGCAAGTACGATGTTTGCATATAACGCACGTCCTCAATACCCGGAAGTCCGTGGGGATTCATGGAGAGAAAATTGGCTCGAGCGTATGGAACTGACTCCTCCATATGCAGAAGAGTGGGTTCGCCATCAGCGCTACGACTCGTATTGGAAACACGGCTCTGTTATAGAAAACTATGAAGATGTGACAATTCCAGTCTTTGCAGTGGGCGGCTGGGCAGATGGCTATACAAATGCAATTCCGAGATTGTTAACCGGCTTAAAAGGACCTAGAAAAGGATTGATTGGACCGTGGGCGCATGAATATCCGGAAATGGCGGTACCTGGCCCTCAAATCGGATTCTTGCAAGAAGCAGTCCGCTGGTGGGATGAATGGCTAAAAGAAGAGAAGACCGGCATTATGGATGAGCCGATGCTTCGTGTCTATATGCAAGACAGCGTTCCTCCGCAAACTGATTATTCCTATCGTCCCGGACATTGGGTCGCTGAACAGCAATGGCCGCCAGCGAACGTTTTGGAAAAGCAGCTGTTCTTGAACGGAAAGAACCTAAGTGGAACAGCAGAGGGCAAAGAAGTGATTGTCTCGTCAGTCCAGCAGCATGGATTGTATGCAGGTGTTTTCTGTCCATTTGGCCAGCCAGGAGATTTGCCAGCAGACCAGCGAATAGAAAACGGCATGGCGGTTGTATTCGATGCAGCGCCAGTTGAAGAAGATCAGGCAATTCTAGGCGAACCGGAATTCCGCTGCAAAATTAAATCGGATAAAAAAGCTGCCCACTTGGTGGTCCGTCTTAATGACGTTGCACCCGATGGCTCTTCAACTCGAGTCACATGGGGAGTATTGAATTTAACTCACCGTGACAGCGATGAACATCCAAGTTATCTAGAGCCTGGAAAGCCATATGACATCACCGTGAAGATGAATGTCATAGGCCACACGCTGCAAAAAGGTCATCATTGGCAGCTTGCGGTTTCACCGAACTACTGGCCGCATATTTGGCCATTCCCGGAAGCAGTAACCTTTACTCTAGGAACTGGTGAAGAGACGTCACTCGTCTTGCCGCTTAGAAATCCAAAAGATCTTGACAGCACACTGAAACCTTTTGCTCAAGCAGAAACAGCACCAGTACTTGAGAAAGATATTATGCGTGAAGCGGGCCGTACACGAGAAGTGAAGCAAGATGCAGCGACTGGAGTTTGGACGCTCGATGACTTTTCCGACGAAGGCAAGCGCAAATTGCATTGCAATGGCCTTGAATACGGAAGTACCAATCGAAATGTCTATACCATTCGAGAAAATGATCCACTCAGCGCTCGTGTGGAATGCGATTGGACGTTAAGTGTCGGGAAAGACGAGTGGCAGACGTACTTGGAGACGAAGAGTACGATTACTGCTGACGAAACTCATTATTATCTTATGAATGAATTGAAAGCATGGGAGAACGATAAAGAAGTGTTCCATAAGAAATGGGAAGAGAAGATTGAACGTGACTTCACTTAA